CTTCACCTCTAATGATCATATCGTCGTCCATAGTATTATCTTAGTCAAATGTATAATAGATCGGAACAAATAGCAATCTCGATTTTACATATGCACAATTAAGTTTACATTTTTAATTTAAATTAAGCGCTTTTATATGTATTCAGAAGTTTTGTTACAAATGATCATTAGTTTGAAATATCCTACTGCTGATAAGGGGAATGACAGGTTGAAGGGAAATAAACAAACGTTATATATACAATGAAATGCACATTTAGAACTTGGAAAACACACTAAATGTTATCAAATGCACAATTATTTTTTACATAATGTATTGACTAATGCCTAGATTACCTGATAAATTGTAAATTATTAAATGAGCAATTGTAAATATTGAAAGCCCTTACTGCAAACAATTGTCAACTTCAGGAATGAACGGAGGTAATGTGTTGGATAACACAGTGGATACCAAAAAGGGTACAGGAAGGGCGTTGAAAGAGAGGGCATCTACAGTTCACAGGATGCAGCAGTTCAAAAAGAATTATTTTTTGTACTTGTTACTCGCACCAGCTCTGATCCTGACCCTTGTCTTCAAATACATCCCGATGTACGGAGCCATTATCGCATTTAAGGATTTTAGTCCGATCAAAGGTATTATGGGCAGTGAGTGGGTAGGCTTGAAGCATTTTGAGAAGTTTTTGGCTTCGCCCAATTTTGACGTCATCTTTATGAATACGCTTAAACTCAGTTTTTTTGGATTGATATTCAGCTTTCCGGTCCCGATTTTGCTTGCTCTCATGCTCAATCAGGTACGTAAAGCCGGAGTGAAGAAAAACATCCAATTGTTTCTGTATGCACCCAACTTTATCTCGGTAGTTGTCGTTGTGGGTATGCTGTTTATCTTTCTATCCCCAACAGGGCCGATCAATCAGATAGCCACAGCAATTACAGGGCATCCTATTATGTTTATGTCCGAACCGGAATACTTCCGCTGGATATACATTTTGTCGGATATTTGGACCGGGGCGGGCTGGGCTTCCATCATTTATGTCGCTGCTTTGGCCAATGTCGATCCGGAACTTCACAATGCAGCCAACCTGGATGGAGCGAATCTCATTCAGCGTATTCGCCATATCGACCTTCCGACGATTCGACCGATTATGGCCATCGTATTTATTCTTGCCGCTGGCGGGATCATGTCGATTGGATTTGAGAAGGCCTACCTGATGCAGACATCCATGAACTTGCCTTCCTCCGAAATCATTGCCACGTATGTGTACAAGGTGGGCTTGCAGTCCGGAGATTACGCTTATTCTGCGGCAGTAGGATTATTTAACTCCGTCATCAATGTCATTTTGCTGGTGACTGTGAATCTGATCGTGAAGAAATTGAATGAAGGCGAAGGCCTCTATTAGGAAAGGAGTGTTATCCATGGTAGTCAAACATACGGGACTGGATCGACTGATCCTCACGCTGAACGCGATTTTTCTCACCTGTGCCGTACTGGTTGTGGTTGTCCCCCTGATTTATATCGTCGTTGCCTCATTCATGGACCCGACGGTACTGCTGAACCGCGGGCTGTCCTTCAATGTATCCGACTGGAGTCTGGATGGGTATCAGATGATTCTATCCAATCCGGCCATGATTCGAGGGTTTGCCAATGCGGTGCTGTACTCGGTTTCTTTTGCACTAGTGACGGTGACCGTCTCGATATTTGCAGGGTATGCCTTGTCTGATGAAAGGCTGGCTGGGCGAGGATTTTTCATGATTATTTTTATCATCACGATGTTCTTCGGTGGCGGTTTGATCCCGACCTATCTGCTTGTTCGTAATCTAGGCATGCTGGATACGGTATGGGCCATTATCATCCCAGGCGCAGTCAATGTCTGGAACATCATTCTCTCCAGAACCTTCTTCAAAGGGGTGCCGCGAGAACTGAAAGAAGCCGCCAATGTGGATGGTGCCTCCGAGATGAAGATTTTCTTCCAGATCGTCATTCCGTTATCGAAACCTATCATTTTTGTTCTCGCGTTGTACGCGTTTGTAGGCCAGTGGAATTCCTATTTTGACGCCATGATCTATCTGGACAATCCGAACCTCCATCCGCTCCAGCTTGTTCTGCGCTCCATTCTGATTCAGAATCAGGCTGCACCGGGCATGATCAGTGATCAGCTTGCGATGGCGGAACTGAAACGTCTCTCGGAAATGATCAAATATTCAGCCATTGTCATTTCGAGTCTGCCACTCATTATCATGTATCCGTTCTTTCAGAAATACTTCGAAAAAGGTGTCATGGTAGGTTCGCTCAAATAGTGAACAGTCTGAAATATAGCGCGCTCGACCCAACATAATCCACGGAGGTCATTATCATGAAAAAAGTGAACAAGTCCAGAAAAGCCGCTACAACGGCATCCATCTCCATGTTGTCAGCCATGCTCCTGCTCTCGGCGTGTGGCGGGGGAGGAGGCGGTGCGGCAAGTGAAGCCCAGTCACCTGATGGCAAAGTGACATTGAATTTTATAACACAGAGTTCTCCGCTGGCCCCTGCTGATCCGAACGAGAAGCTGATTAACAAGAGACTCGAAGAGAAAACCAATGTGCATATCAACTGGAAGAACTATACGAGTGATGTGTTTGCGGAGAAAAGAAACCTGGCGATAGCCAGCGGTGATTTGCCGGATGCCATTTTTGACGCAGGTTATGGGGATTATGATCTCCTGAAACTGGCGAAGGACGGTGCCATCATTCCACTGGAGGACATGATTGAGCAATACATGCCGAACCTGAAAAAGGTGCTGGAGGAAGCTCCCGAATACAAGAGCATGATTACGGCTCCAGACGGACATATTTATTCCTTTCCCTGGATTGAGGAGCTCGGAAGTGGCAAGCAGCGCATACAGGCGGTTGATGACTTACCTTGGATCAACGTGGAGTGGCTGAACAAGCTCGGACTGAAGATGCCAACGACAACCGAAGAACTGAAACAAGTGCTGATTGCGTTCAAAACCCAGGACCCGAACGGCAATGGCAAGGCTGACGAAATTCCGTTGTCCTTCATTAACAAGCCGGGCGGAGAAGATCTGACATTTCTATTTGCAGCATTTGGACTCGGGGAGAACTGGGACCACACCGTGGTGACCAACGATGGAAAAGTAGTCTTTACGGCAGCTGATGAAGGCTACAAGGAAGCGGTCAAATACATTCACGAACTGGTTCAGGAAGGTCTTGTGGATGTGGAAGCATATCAGCAGGATTGGAATACGTATCTGGCCAAGGGCAAAGACAACAAATATGGTATGTACTTCACTTGGGATAAGGCCAACATTACAGGCATGAATGATACCTATGATGTTCTGCCTCCTGTCGCCGGACCGAATGGAGAAATTAATGTCGCGCGTACAAACGGTATCGGTCTAGACCGAGGACGCATGGTTGTTACGAGCAGCAATAAAAATCTGGAATCCACAGCGAAGTGGGTCGACCAATTGTACGATCCGCTCCAATCCGTGCAGAACAACTGGGGAACTTACGGTGATGAGACACAACAGAATATTTTTGAATTGGATGAAGCCAAAGGCATGCTGAAGCATCTTCCGCTGGAAGGCGCTGCACCTGTTGAGCTCAGACAGAAAACGAGCATTGCAGGACCGCTGGCTATTCTAGACAGTTACTATGACAAATACACAACCAAACCGGAAGATGCTGCATGGCGTATGGAACTGCTCGATAAATATATGGTTCCACACATGAAAGCAGAAAACGTCTATCCAAGCGTGTTCTTCTCGATCGATGAACTCGACCGCCTTTCCACCATTGAGACGGATTTGTTCGCCTATGTGCTGCGTATGCGCACGGAATGGTATCAGAATGGAAAGATCGATCAGGAGTGGGACGCTTATCTGAAAGAGCTGGATCGTCTTGGCTTGCAAGAGTGGCTGCAGATTAAACAAGCGGGATATGACCGCAACACCCAATAAAACAAACTGGATGAGGAGCTTTGCCTTACTAGCATTAAGGTGCGTGAGTGAAGCAAAGTGTCCTCTTCAAAGGTTTGATCCAAAGGAGAAACCAATATGTCTACCATTTCAACAACCGATTACCGGGGCGTCTATCACTTCTCACCCAAGGAGAAGTGGATGAATGACCCCAACGGCATGGTATTTTTCAAAGGTGAGTATCACTTGTTCTATCAGCATCATCCGTTTGGCACCACATGGGGACCGATGCATTGGGGACACGCGGTGACCAAGGATTTGGTTACCTGGGAAGAGCTTCCTGTGGCTTTGGCGCCGGATGAACATGGCATGATATTCTCTGGCAGTGCCGTGGTGGACTGGAACAATACGTCTGGATTCTTTGACGATGAGCCAGGACTGGTGGCTATTTTTACCCATCATCAGGAGGTGCCAAACGATCATCCGATTCAGCGGCAGAGCCTCGCATATAGCAAGGATAGCGGCAGAACTTGGATGAAATACGAGGGCAATCCGGTACTGGAGCATGAGTCATTCGTGGATTTCCGTGATCCCAAAGTGTTCTGGCATGAGCAGACCAAGGAATGGATTATGATTATCGCTTGTGGTCAGACGGTATGTCTGTACCATTCTCCCGATCTGAAGGAGTGGACATTGGGCAGTGAATTCGGCGCCGGGATCGGTTCGCATGATGGCGTCTGGGAGTGCCCTGATCTGTTCCCTCTATCCGTGGATGGGGATGCAAGCCAGGAGAAATGGGTGATGCTTGTCAGCATTGGTGCAGATCCGGCCTTCAAGGAAGGCTCCAGAACGCAATACTTCACCGGAGATTTTAATGGGATTACATTTGTTCCTGATGAAGCTTCCCATACCGTTCGCTGGCTTGATCATGGTCGGGATAACTACGCAGGGGTCAGTTGGTCTGACATTCCGGCAGAAGACGGCAGACGCCTGTTTATGGGTTGGATGAGCAACTGGATGTATGCCAATCAGACACCAACCGAAGCATACCGCGGCGCGATGACCATTGCGAGAGAGCTGACATTGGAGAAAAGGGACGGGGAAGTCCTGCTGGTTCAGCGTCCTGCACGCGAGTTGGAGCAAGCCCGCACCCCAGTACTGTCCTTACAGAATGCTTCTATTAGACAAGTGAGTGAACAGTTGAATACTTTGCGCCTTGTAAACTATGAGATATATGCGGAATGGGCTTCTGATCAATCTGTTCAATTTGCATTACGAAGTGGTGCAGGCAACGAAACGCTCATCGGCGTGGACGCTAGCCAGAATGAGGTATATGTTGATCGCAGTCGATCG
Above is a window of Paenibacillus sp. E222 DNA encoding:
- a CDS encoding sugar ABC transporter permease, coding for MQQFKKNYFLYLLLAPALILTLVFKYIPMYGAIIAFKDFSPIKGIMGSEWVGLKHFEKFLASPNFDVIFMNTLKLSFFGLIFSFPVPILLALMLNQVRKAGVKKNIQLFLYAPNFISVVVVVGMLFIFLSPTGPINQIATAITGHPIMFMSEPEYFRWIYILSDIWTGAGWASIIYVAALANVDPELHNAANLDGANLIQRIRHIDLPTIRPIMAIVFILAAGGIMSIGFEKAYLMQTSMNLPSSEIIATYVYKVGLQSGDYAYSAAVGLFNSVINVILLVTVNLIVKKLNEGEGLY
- a CDS encoding carbohydrate ABC transporter permease, producing the protein MVVKHTGLDRLILTLNAIFLTCAVLVVVVPLIYIVVASFMDPTVLLNRGLSFNVSDWSLDGYQMILSNPAMIRGFANAVLYSVSFALVTVTVSIFAGYALSDERLAGRGFFMIIFIITMFFGGGLIPTYLLVRNLGMLDTVWAIIIPGAVNVWNIILSRTFFKGVPRELKEAANVDGASEMKIFFQIVIPLSKPIIFVLALYAFVGQWNSYFDAMIYLDNPNLHPLQLVLRSILIQNQAAPGMISDQLAMAELKRLSEMIKYSAIVISSLPLIIMYPFFQKYFEKGVMVGSLK
- a CDS encoding ABC transporter substrate-binding protein, which produces MKKVNKSRKAATTASISMLSAMLLLSACGGGGGGAASEAQSPDGKVTLNFITQSSPLAPADPNEKLINKRLEEKTNVHINWKNYTSDVFAEKRNLAIASGDLPDAIFDAGYGDYDLLKLAKDGAIIPLEDMIEQYMPNLKKVLEEAPEYKSMITAPDGHIYSFPWIEELGSGKQRIQAVDDLPWINVEWLNKLGLKMPTTTEELKQVLIAFKTQDPNGNGKADEIPLSFINKPGGEDLTFLFAAFGLGENWDHTVVTNDGKVVFTAADEGYKEAVKYIHELVQEGLVDVEAYQQDWNTYLAKGKDNKYGMYFTWDKANITGMNDTYDVLPPVAGPNGEINVARTNGIGLDRGRMVVTSSNKNLESTAKWVDQLYDPLQSVQNNWGTYGDETQQNIFELDEAKGMLKHLPLEGAAPVELRQKTSIAGPLAILDSYYDKYTTKPEDAAWRMELLDKYMVPHMKAENVYPSVFFSIDELDRLSTIETDLFAYVLRMRTEWYQNGKIDQEWDAYLKELDRLGLQEWLQIKQAGYDRNTQ
- a CDS encoding glycoside hydrolase family 32 protein, with the translated sequence MSTISTTDYRGVYHFSPKEKWMNDPNGMVFFKGEYHLFYQHHPFGTTWGPMHWGHAVTKDLVTWEELPVALAPDEHGMIFSGSAVVDWNNTSGFFDDEPGLVAIFTHHQEVPNDHPIQRQSLAYSKDSGRTWMKYEGNPVLEHESFVDFRDPKVFWHEQTKEWIMIIACGQTVCLYHSPDLKEWTLGSEFGAGIGSHDGVWECPDLFPLSVDGDASQEKWVMLVSIGADPAFKEGSRTQYFTGDFNGITFVPDEASHTVRWLDHGRDNYAGVSWSDIPAEDGRRLFMGWMSNWMYANQTPTEAYRGAMTIARELTLEKRDGEVLLVQRPARELEQARTPVLSLQNASIRQVSEQLNTLRLVNYEIYAEWASDQSVQFALRSGAGNETLIGVDASQNEVYVDRSRSGISDFHEHFLGRHAAGLKAVDSNQHMRIYVDYSSVEVFANDGQAVITDLIYPDAGSKGISVQSQNKDLVFASFHIYELSPIRVEGQSE